A DNA window from Callospermophilus lateralis isolate mCalLat2 chromosome X, mCalLat2.hap1, whole genome shotgun sequence contains the following coding sequences:
- the LOC143638569 gene encoding TLR adapter interacting with SLC15A4 on the lysosome-like, with protein MLGEAFLIELPYKEQKYTKFCKPVTCKKTSNDEKETWKNKLLDTEDNSLSPLKRENQEKIMKESLNEQSNDTNKIKSVDELSVVKCKNTPLPGTVSIALTIPKREQHDERQVDLYRSWSCTSICQNYPDLQIGGDHVGNMYDSGCFVEHTHDDVSNGPLLLSVDMPLGHSPIIEPLEKTPTSKLLNGDEIREKSMLFHKQPLSNSMLNSYMEKKVDELYKQFLEENLTRCRSITNLIASNLLMNNINQISLQISQEQNIEASKAREALLHSLTLCNLRNISHGNSSEFSTPNLQISNQTSRELASHL; from the coding sequence ATGCTTGGAGAAGCCTTCCTAATTGAACTCCCATACAAAGAACAGAAATATACAAAATTTTGCAAACCAGTAACATGTAAGAAGACATCAAATGATGAAAAAGAAACTTGGAAAAATAAACTTTTAGATACAGAAGACAATTCACTTTCCCCGCTTAAAAGggaaaatcaagaaaaaattatgaaagaAAGTTTAAATGAACAAAGTAatgatacaaataaaataaaatctgtggATGAGCTATCTGTGGTAAAATGCAAAAATACACCTCTTCCAGGAACTGTGTCCATTGCATTGACCATTCCAAAGAGAGAACAACATGATGAAAGACAAGTGGATTTATATCGATCCTGGTCATGTACCAGTATTTGCCAGAATTATCCTGATCTACAGATTGGAGGTGATCATGTGGGGAACATGTATGATTCAGGCTGCTTTGTTGAACACACACATGATGATGTTTCTAATGGTCCCCTTTTACTTTCAGTAGATATGCCATTGGGCCATTCTCCTATCATTGAGCCTCTGGAGAAAACACCCACCTCAAAGTTATTGAATGGAGATGAAATTCGAGAAAAAAGTATGCTGTTTCATAAGCAGCCTCTCTCCAATTCTATGCTTAATAGCTATATGGAAAAAAAGGTCGATGAACTCTATAAACAATTTTTGGAGGAAAATCTCACCAGGTGTCGCTCCATAACCAATCTTATAGCTTCCAATCTGCTAATGAACAATATAAATCAGATTAGTCTTCAAATTTCCCAAGAGCAGAACATAGAGGCATCAAAAGCTCGGGAAGCTCTTCTGCACTCTTTAACACTATGTAATCTTCGTAACATTTCCCATGGAAACAGTTCTGAATTTAGCACTCCTAACTTACAAATATCAAACCAGACAAGTAGGGAACTTGCATCCCATTTATAG